From Carassius auratus strain Wakin chromosome 22, ASM336829v1, whole genome shotgun sequence, a single genomic window includes:
- the LOC113040451 gene encoding uncharacterized protein LOC113040451, with translation MNTTLTDSGLYKLLINSHNSEIIFGVSVSAIPATLLDKMKKNERESVSLDPGVINHPNDMMMWYFNDSHIAEITGDRSKICTDDQCKERFRDRLKFVHGSLTITNCITTDSGLYKLQINNGRFSIIRSFSVTVTDAFGLSVMEGDSVALHTSVKMTQQDRIRWYFNSIHIAEIIYNQSNICIDVECKEIFRERLKLDSHTADLTITNIRTTDSGEYKLLMISRNSERIFNVTVSGSDSSSGAARASASVKLAVFLILLLSC, from the exons atgaacaccacactcacagactctggactttataaactactaATCAACAGTCATAACAGTGAAATAATCTTTGGTGTTTCTGTCAGTG CCATTCCTGCTACTCTGCTAGACAAAATGAAGAAAAACGAGAGAGAATCTGTCAGTTTAGATCCTGGTGTAATAAACCACCCAAATGATATGATGATGTGGTATTTTAACGACTCTCACatcgctgaaatcactggagatcggagtaagatctgtacagatgatcagtgtaaagagagattcagagacagactgaaattTGTGCATGGATCTTTGACCATCACAAACTGTataaccacagactctggactttataaactacagatcaacaaCGGCAGATTCAGCATCATTAGGAGCTTCagtgttactgtcactg ATGCATTTGGtctgtcagtgatggagggagattcagtcgcTCTACACACTAGTGTTAAAATGACCCAACAAGACAGAATTAGATGGTATTTTAATAGCATTCACATAGCAGAAATAATTTATAACCAAAGTAATATCTGTATAGATGTTGAGTGTAAAGAGATATTCAGAgaaagactgaagctggacagtcACACGGCTGAtctcaccatcacaaacatcagaaccacagactctggagaatataaactactGATGATCAGCCGCAACAGTGAGAGGATCTTCAATGTTACTGTCAGTG GTTCAGACTCATCTTCAGGTGCTGCAAGAGCAAGTGCTTCTGTTAAATTGGCAGtatttttgattttattgttGTCCTGCTGA